The Bdellovibrio sp. NC01 genome includes the window TTCACCGTAAAGACGTTAAAGCTTATCAAGAAGTTCTTAAGGCTCTTGATATCCGTAAGTAATCTGATTCTAGAAATCACTAAAGGGGCGAAAAGCCCCTTTAGCTTTTTTAATCCAGTGCATTCTTATCAAGCTGCACAAGTGATTGAAATTCGGTCCCAAATACAAAAGAATAAAAAAGAATTAAACGAGAGAAACAATATAGCATTCGAAGGGTAGACAGCCCTTCACAACGGCACAGCATAAAGGCTCTGCCAGAATTCCAAGGAGACATAATGAAAACGACTGTGACAACTTCGGTAGGCGGAAAACAGATCACTATCGAAACAGGCCGTTTGGCAAAACAAGCAGATGGTTCTGCTCTAGTTACTTGTGGTAACAACATGGTTCTTGTTGTTGCGACATCTTCTAAAAAAGCCTCAGAACTAGATTTCTTCCCACTAACAGTTGAATACATCGAAAAATACTATGCGACTGGTAAAATCCCTGGTGGTTACTTCAAACGTGAAGCAAAACCAACAAACGACGCAGTTTTGATCGCGCGTTTGATCGACCGTCCAATTCGTCCTGTATTCCCAGAAGGCTACCGTCACGAAACTCAAGTAGTAGCGACAGTTCTTTCTGCTGACGGCGCATTCCCTCTAGAGATTCTAGCAAGTTTGGGTGCCTCTGCAGCTCTTCACACTTCAGACATTCCGTTCAATGGCCCAACAGCTGCGATCCAAGTTGCACGCGTTGATGGTCAACTTGTAGCGAATCCAACTCCACAACAAATGGAAAAATCAGACATGGATTTGATCGTTGCGGGTACTCGCAATGGTTTGTTGATGGTTGAAGGTGAAACGAAATTCATCTCTGAAGCAGACGTTATGGCTGCTTTGAAATTCGGTCACCAATCAATGATGCCTCTATTGAACGCGCAAGATGAATTGCGTGAAAAAATAGGTTCAAAAGCAAAACGTGCATTCGTTGCACCAGCTATCGATGCTGACTTCAGAACTGCTGCTGAAAGCATCTTGAAACCAAAAATCGCGGCGGCTCTTGCTATCCGTGAAAAACAAGATCGTTATGCTGCTGCAAATGCGGCGGCTGCTGAAGCTGAAAAATCTTTGTTGTCAGCTATCACTGATAAAGACTTGTTGAAACAACGTAAAAAAGAATTGAACACTATCGTTGAAGAGTTGAAATACCATGAAGCTCGTTCAATGATCTTGGATCGCAAAGTTCGTATCGATGGTCGTGACGTAAAAACTGTACGTCCTATCGCGAACGAAGTTGGTTTGCTTCCTCGTGCGCACGGTTCTGGTCTTTTCACTCGCGGTGAAACGCAAGTGTTGGGCACAGTAACTTTGGGTACTGGTGATGACGAACAAATGGTTGATTCATTGATGGGTCTTCAAAAACGCAAGTTCTTGCTTCACTACAACTTCCCTCCATACTCTGTAGGTGAAGTGGGTCGTATGGGCGGTTTGGGTCGTCGTGAAATTGGTCACGGTAACTTGGCTGAACGCGCGATCAAAGCAGTTCTTCCTGATCACGAAAAATTCCCATACACAATCCGTATCGTATCTGAAGTTTTGGAATCAAACGGTTCTTCTTCAATGGGTACAGTGTGCTCTGGTACTCTAGCACTTCTTGATGCTGGTGTTCCTTTGAAAGGTAACGTTGCCGGTGTGGCGATGGGCTTGATCAAAGAAGGCGACCGTGTAGCAGTATTGACTGACATCTTGGGTGACGAAGATCACTTGGGTGACATGGACTTCAAAGTTGCTGGTTCTCCTGCAGGTATCACTGCTTTGCAAATGGATATCAAAATTGACTCTGTTTCTTTCGAAGTGATGGAACAAGCTTTGGCGCAAGCTAAAGAAGGTCGTTCGCACATCTTGAACGAAATGGAAAAAGTGATCAAAACTCCTCGTGGTCAAATCTCTGAATTTGCTCCTCGTATCGAGACGATCAAAATTAAACCAGATAAAATCCGTGAAGTTATCGGTTCTGGCGGTAAAGTTATCCGCGGTATCACTGAAGCGACTGGCGTTAAGATCGAGATCGAAGATGATGGTACAATCCACATCGCGTCTGCAGATCCTGAAGCGACTAAAAAAGCTATCGGCATGATCAACGACATCGTTGCTGAAGCTGAAGTTGGCAAAGTGTACAAAGGCCGTGTTGTTAAGATCGCTGAGTTCGGTGCATTTGTTGAAATCTTGCCTAACACGCAAGGTTTGTTGCACATCTCTGAGATCGCTAACGAGCGCGTTCGTGCAGTAACTGACGTTCTTAAAGAAGGCGAAACTATCGACGTGAAAGTTCTTGAAGTAGACCGCGCTGGTCGTATCAAGCTTTCTCGTAAGGCGCTTCTTAACCAATAATGTCTATTAAGTTCAAAAAATCTGAACTATCTAACGGGATCCGAGTGATGAGCGAGTTTCATCCAGGGTCCCGTGCCGTTTCTATCGGTGTGTGGGTGTTGACGGGGACTCGTGATGAGGTTCCTGAAATCGCCGGCATGTCACATTTGCTTGAACACTTGGTCTTTAAAGGCACGAATTCTCGCTCGGCTTATCAGATTGCAAAATCTTTGGAAGCTTTGGGTGGAGATTTGAATGCTTACACAACACGTGAATACACTTGTTATCACGCGCTGGTGTTGAAAGATCATTGGGAAAAAGCTTTGGATGTATTGTCGGACCTTGTGTCGAACATGCATCTGAATCAAAAAGAATTCGGGTTAGAAAAAGGCGTGATCTTGCAAGAGATCGCGATGTCTGAAGATAACCACGAAGATGTGATTTACGATATTTTCTATGACCAAGTTTATGGCGCTCATCCATTGGGTCGTCCGATCTTAGGTACGCCAAAATCAATTGCGTTGATGAATCAAAAGCAAGTGATGTCGTATTATAAGAAGAACTATACGGGTAAGAATATCATTATCAGTGCCGCTGGTTGCTTGGATCATGAAGACTTCATGGCAGGTGTGCAGAAGCATTTAGGTCGTAAGCAAAAAAGTGCATTGAAAAATACGCGTAAAAAACCTCGCTGGTTGAAACGTCGTCACGTGGTTGAAAAACAAGCAGAGCAAGTTCATATGTTGATGGGTTTGCCGACAGCAAGTTTTAAAGACAAATATCGTTTTGAAGCTGTGATCTTGAATACTCTTTTGGGTGGCGGGATGACTTCAAAGCTGTATCAATCTGTGCGTGAGAAAAAGGGCTTGGTGTATTCCATCTTCTCGAGTCTGAATACAAATATCGATTCGGGGATGTTGAATATTTATGCGGGTACTGAAGCGAAGAACGTGCGCAAAGTCGGCGATTTGATTTCGGCTGAGTTTGCGAAGCTTCGTAAAAAAGGTATTTCGAAAAACGACGTTGAAATGTTTAAGACGCAGGTGACTGGCAGTATTTTGCTGGGCTCTGACGACATCGAAAATCGTATGACTTCTTTAGCGGTGAATGAGATGGTCTTCGGCCAATATCGGTCGGTTGAATCGGTGATTGAAGAGATCAACGAAGTGAACGTAGATACTGTGAACCATTATCTTCGACACGAGATCGATTTATCTCAAGCTTCTGGCGTCTTGCTAGGGCCTGGTGTGAATGACGTTAAAGACTGGTGGGAAGGGATTGAATTATGAATAAATTGACTGTGAAAATTAAGAAACTTGAAAACTTCCACGGGGAAATCCCTGCTTATCAATCTGCGGGTGCAAGCGGCGTTGACGTTCGCGCGCAATTGGCAGGACCGGTTGTTTTGAATCCAGGCGAACGCGCTTTGATTCCAACAGGTTTGAGCTTTGAAATTCCATTGGGTTATGAAATCCAGGCTCGTCCACGCAGCGGTTGGGCAGCGAAAAGTGGTCTGACAGTGTTGAACACTCCGGGCACGATCGATGCTGATTATCGCGGTGAAGTAAAAATCATCGTGATTAATTTGGGTAATGAATCTGTGACGATCAACGATCAAGAGCGTTGCGCTCAATTGGTGATTGCGCCGGTTTACCAAGCACACTTTGAAGTGGTGAATGAATTATCAGACACTGAACGCGGTGCTGGTGGCTTCGGCTCAACAGGTCGCGCGTAATAAAAAAAGGCTTCGGTGACGAAGCCTTTTTTGTTTTTAAAACGAAGAGTCGCTCTGGCCTGCTGGCCTATAATCTCGCGGCATCGATGCGGTTCCATAACCACAAGATGAAAACGATCGCGAACAGGATCGTAACCAAACGCAAAGATCTTCTTTTTTCCATTTGGAAATTTTCAGTTAAACCGACGGCCATCAATAGCGCTGTGAAGGCGAAGCCCACCAAGGTGATGGGTGGAATCAACTCGCTGCCAGTTTGGAAAATAAAGAACGGAATGTCAGCGAAAAGAATCAACGTGAAGATACGACGAAGTGAGCACGTTCTTTTTTCGAAAACTTGAAAGTAATAGTAAATAAACAAAGCACCCACGAAAGCCGTTACAATCGCAACCATTGGCGAAACGATGACGCCACTCATGATGCGGAAGAAGTTCGGTGGAACTAGGCCCGTGATCACTCCTGAAATCATCGAGATCACGATCAACGTTACAACAAGAGTTGACCAGTGCCAGTCGGGAAGAACTTTGATTTTGTGAATCGGATGGCGAAGATAATCGACAAGATATCCGATCACTTCTTTTGCTGTTTGTTTACCTGAAGGGGACTGATTAGGTGTGACGTCTCTGTAGTCGTTCATGTCTAATATTGCAGCACCAGACGTAAGATCTGGCAAGGCGAATTATTCGCTTCGCAAATCTGTTTCAGCAAGGTCGTGGGCGCGCTCTAATAACATCTTAGCATTTGTCAGAAAAGTTTCTGGGGCGGCTCCAAGAGAACTCAACGACAGCAATCGATAACGAGTCAGTGAAGCCAAGTGAAGCGTGTAAGAAAGTTTTGTAAAAAACGAAGCTTTGCCATCGGGATTTAATTCAATCAGACCCACTGGAAACGGAAAAGGTTTCAGCGAGGAGCTGGGATGAGATTTCCCGGCATCACTGATTTCAGTCACGCTGATCAGGCATGTGCCATTGTGGTTGCGCAAAAGGTCTTCCATTTCAGCAAACGTCGGGGAGTCTAAGAAGAGATGAAATTTCTGATGAGCTTGTTCTTGTTGTTTTAAAAACTCTTTGAAGCGTTCTTTACGTAACGTCGTTTTATTCCATGGTAGGCGCACATTGAAAACTTCATAGCCGTGTTCGGCTATGAAGGATGTGTACTGATTCCAATATTTATCGAAGTAAAAGAAGCTGCGCGGACCGGTTACGAAAACCAGAGGCCAGCGAGTCAGTAAACAGTTTGGTTGAAGTTCGAAATGGATTTCTTTACGGGCCCTGGCGCGATTGGAAAAGATGGCCAGGGCGAGTGTGATAACAAAGAGGCTGAGTAATATGACTATAAAATCCACTCTCTAATTATAGAGAGGTATTTAATCTAAATGCAAAGTCAAAGCTGTTTTGATCGGCTGTCTTATTGACCATCGCTGTACGACCGCTGATCTCTGCACCGATTGAAAGATTTCTGTGAACTTGTGCGTACGCACCCGTTGAAATCACAAGGGCCGGTGTTGATTCGTCAACATTGATGCCGCGAGTGTTGTCTTTGAAAGTCATAAAGCGATTTGAAACACCCGTGCTAATTGTGTAGTGCCAAACGTTTTGCAAAAGATTTGTGTAACCGATTTTGCCTTCAAGTTCGCGCAAAGAAAAATCTTCTGAACCGTTCGAGTTTGAACCGTAGTTTCTGAAGATGCCTTCTGCGTACCACTCTGGAGAAATCAAATCAGTGCCGGCATTTAACTGAATACCCGTTGCGTGGCGGCTGAATTTTTCGCCGTTTGTTGAGATGTTAGAGAATGAGTTTGCGTAACCGATACCCACATGAAGGCGAGGAGTGCCTGCTGTGTTATTCTCTTGTTGAAGCTTTGTCTTTTTAGAAGAGAGTTCATTCAGAAGGTCGTCATAGCTGACTTCCTCATAATCCTTACCGGAAGCCGCCCAGACCATAGTTGGGGTTAAAGCTAATAAAAGTCCCGCCAATACAAATTTGAATGAATTTTTGTTAGTCATTATTCAATTCTAGCAAGACTTTGTCATTTTTCATAAATTGATCTTTCAATCTAGACCATCCTTTTGGCACACTGAAGAGGATGTTTTCCTTATTCCAAGCCAAAAACAACTGCTACTGCGCTTTTTGCAAAACGCCTCGTCGCATTTATCGTAAGAAGAATATTTCTGTGATGAATGTCGTGGCCAGCGCTATGGCTGCGATTGTTCTGATGTTCGCGATCTGGCAAGAGTTCGATCCGCGCGCCATTATTGCTTTCGTTGTGTGTTTGGCGATCTCTGAAACCTTCGTGCAAATTCGTTGGCGCTTGTCTGTCGTGTGCAGAACTTGCGGCTTTGATCCCATTTTGTACACGAAAGATCCAGAGGCTGCAGCGACTAAAGTGCGCGCGCAATTAGACATGCGTAAAGAAGATCCTAAATATCTTTTAGCGAAACCTTTGAACCTGCCTGCGATTCCGGCCGCGAAAGCAAAGGCCTTGCAGGCTAAAGAAAAAGGCAAGCTCGTTTCTCGCTCTATTTAACGGCGGAGGCCGTTAGTGCTGGAGCAGCTTCTGTAATCATCTTAAAAACCAGATTTCGTTGCCTCATTGCTTCAGTTATGCGACGTTAGGGGCATGAAAACATTGGTCATTGTCCCGACATACAACGAGAAAGAAAACGTTCAAACTATTGTGCCTGCTATTTTTGCACAAAATCTTGGAGTCGATATCCTTGTGGTTGACGACAACTCTCCGGATGGAACAGGTGCGATCGTTCGCGAAATGCAAAAAAATCTTCCGCAATTGCATTTGCTATCTCGCCCAGGAAAACAAGGTTTGGGTAAAGCCTACATCGCTGGTTTCCGTTGGGGTATGGATCAAGGCTATGAAGCTTTGGTTGAGATGGATGCGGATTTTTCACATCGCCCCGAAGATTTGGGTCCGTTGTTGAATACATTGTCTAAGAATGATTTCGCTGTGGGCTCTCGTTACATTCAGGGTGGTCGTACAGTTAATTGGGGTCTGATGCGTAAGATTATTTCTCGCGGCGGCGGGATTTATTCGCGTCTGATTCTTGGTTTCCCGTTGAACGATTGGACGGGTGGCTTCAATGCGTGGAAGAAAGAAGTTCTTCAAGGTATTGATCTTTCAACGGTTGAGTCGAATGGCTACAGCTTTCAAATTGAATTGAAATACAAAGCGATGAAACGCGGATTTAAAGGTGCAGAATCACCAATCGTGTTTGAAGATCGTCGTGTTGGGCAAAGTAAGATGTCTTTGAAAATCGTGATCGAAGCCTTCTATCGCGTCTGGATCATGCGCTTTAAATAAGAAATGAAATTCATTGCGCTGATTCTTTTTTTCATCCTCCCTGTTCAAGTGTTTGCGCAGACGGCGCAGCAGGGGACGATTGTTGCAGATGAAGCGCAGATTTATCGTGATCCAGATTTTGATGCACCGGTGATTGCGGTGTTACCTCCAGGTGGGGTCTACAGTATTTCTACTGGCAAAAAAGGTCCGTTTTTTAAAATTCGTGTGAAGCCGGGAACTGTCGGCTGGATTTCTGAAACGGATATTCGCCCCGGTAATTTGAAAGTTACTGCGGAAACAAAAAAAGAAGCCCAAAAACTCAAAGAACAAAAAGAGCACGAAGAAAATCGACCTGCTTTTTTTACGACTCGTCACTGGGGTCCCGTTGTGGAGTTTCTAAACTACACGGAAGACACCATGGGTGAAGAACGTTCAGCGATGACGATGTTTTATGGCTTTAAGTGGACGGGCTTTAATACTCTGTTCAGTGGCGAAGTTTATACCGATGCCAATTTGATTTTTCATAGTGGCGCGCCTTCGTACTACGAAGATAAAACCGGTGAGAGTGCTGGTGGTTTTATCGTGAATGCGAATTTTCTTTTGCAAACGGTGCGCACCTTAACAAAAGATTGCCTGATGTATTACGGGTTCGGTCCGACGTGGCGTTATTCGCATTTTGATTTGCACCTTAATAATGGCGGCGTTTCGCAAGGCTACTCTGCGGATGATATGGCGCTCGGTATTTTGTTTGATGTGGGACTTGCTTATAGAATCAGCAAAACGGCGATTCGTTCCGACGTTAAGTACTACTGGGAAAAAAACAAATACCCAGGAATAGGCGTCAGCTGGGGCTTCGAGTTTTAACTTTGACTTCGGGCTACCGCTCGGGCAAAGCCTTTCACATGATTTTACGTTTTACATTATTTCTGACTTTGGTTTTCGTTACTCATCAATCTTTTGCGGGCGACATCCAAGCTGCATTTCAATCTCTACAAAATGTGGGTGAGAACTGGGAACCAGACGGTGCTGTGTGTGAACAATTAGCGCGTCTTAAAATTCGTGCTGCGTATCCGGAAAATCAATACACAATCACAGGTGATATCGAATACGACACGGGGGCCTTAACGATCGGCGAATTAGACGTGATCGTGATTGAAAAAAGCTCGAACAGAGTGATCCTTGTGCAAGAAGTGAAGTGCTGGAAAAACTTCGCTGGCGGCCTTGAAAAAGCGCAATCGCAGAAGCTTCGTTTCTTGTGGCATTTGGGTAAAACTCCGCAGGCAATGCGCTTTACGTCTTACGACGGCACAAAGCTTACGGCTGCCAATTTTGCGAGCTCTTTCCCGTTCGTATTTGTGTCGCAAGCAGGCGGTGTGGCAAAGGGCTTTGATGAAGAGCTGGATTTGAATTTAAGCGAGATTAAGCAGCTTCGTATGCAGCTTTTGAAATGCCAAGATCAAGGCCATTGCAAGAAGCCTGATCAGGAGTAGTTGACGCGCCGAGTAGGTTTGACAGCGATTAGGCCCTGATGCAGAGTCGCTGATTATGTCAGAAATCCACGTTTTATCCCCTGAAGTTGTCGACCAAATCGCTGCCGGCGAAGTGGTTGAACGGCCTGCCCATCTTGTCAAAGAATTGGTTGAAAACAGTATCGATGCGGGTGCTACGCGCGTGCATGTGGAATATTTTGACGGTGGTCGCAACGTCAAAGTGATCGATAACGGTAAAGGCATGGCGCCAGCCGATTTGCCAAAAGCTTTAGAGCGATTCGCGACAAGCAAAATCAAAAAAACAGACGACTTGTGGAAGCTTCGCACTTTCGGGTTTCGTGGGGAAGCGCTTGCGAGTATCGCGGCGGTTTCAAAAATCACTTTGACGTCTCGTCGTAAAGGCGATGAACAAGCTCATCAACTGATCAGTGAATTCGGCAAAAAAAGCGAGATCAACAAAATCGGTGGCTCTGAAGGCACGACGATTTTGATGGAGAATCTTTTTGAAAACACTCCGGCGCGTTTGAAGTTTTTAAAATCAGACGCCGCTGAACACACTGCGATCAAGACGACTTTAAAGGCGATGGCGCTTTCCCATTTTGATGTGGAATTTCGTATTCAAGAAAACGGCAAGCTGATCAACTTCTGGCCTGCATGTAATAATCGCAAAGACCGTGTTGAACAGATCTTAGAAATCAAACCGATGTTTGAGGGTGAAGCGGTTCGCGAAAACGTGAAAGCGTATGCGGTGTTTGCGGATCCTCATAACGTGGCGAAGACATCAAAAAATATTTGGCTGTTTGCACAGAATCGTTGGATTCAAGATCGCAGTCTGCAAGCGGCAGTCAATGAAGCCTATCGCAGTCTGCTGATGCACGGTGAGTTTCCGATTGCTGCGGTTTGGGTTGAGTTAGATCCAGACTGTGTCGACGTGAATATTCATCCAACAAAATCACAAGTGAAATTCCAAGATCCTTCGCTTGCATTCCGTGCGGTGGCGGGTTCGGTGCGTTCGACGCTGGAGCAAGCTCCGTGGATTCCGAAAACTGCGGGAAGTGTTTCCTCGGCCGCTGGTAGAATGGCTTCCGCAGACCCGAGTGGTGCTGAAGCGACTTCTGAATTTAAAACGACTCAAGGTCTGCCGAACTTCGCGAAGTCGATGCCGAAGGAAAATCTTTCTTTCGAAGATTCCTCTTTGCAGGTGACTCAATTCCAGAAAAAAGATTTCTCATTCCCAACCACGTTTCAGCAAACGAAGTTGGATTATCAAACGCTTGCGGATTCCGCAGCCGCTCGCGAAGAGTTGATGACGCCGACATCTCCGGCGCAACAAACTCCGCTGACGGAAGAAGCGACACCACAAACTTCTGGGGGTGGCTACTGGTCATCGCTTGAAGTTTTGGGACAGGCGAATTTGACATACATCGTGACACAAAATCGCGACAAGATTGTTTTCGTCGATCAACATGCGGCCCACGAGCGTGTTGCTTTTGAGCGCCTGATGAGTGCATGGAAGGGTGGAAAAATTGATATTCAAGATTTCCTATTCCCACTCGCGATTGATATGTCTCCGGAAAAAGTGGAAGGCATTTTATTGCTCGCAAAAGATATTGAACGCCTAGGTGTTCATATCGAAGCCTTGGGCCCGGGCACTGTGGGTGTTAAGGCCGCACCGTTGTTTATTAAAGAATCAATCCTAGGAAAAGTTTTGGACCGCATGGCCGGCGAAATCGTCGAGCAGGGTGGCAGCTATTCTTTGGAAAGAGCAGTCGGTGATATCTGTGCAACAATGGCGTGTCATTCGGTCGTTCGTGCAGGACAGGCGTTAAGCATTGAGCAGATGAAGAATTTGCTGAAAGAGATGGATCAATTCCCACTTTCAAGTTTCTGCCCGCATGGCAGACCGGTGAGTGTTGAATATCCGTTCTATAAATTGGAAAAAGATTTCGGTCGCATCGTTTAATGGGAAAAAAGAATCCTGTGATTTTTGTTGTCGGCAGCACGGCCACTGGGAAATCCGAGTGGGCGCTGAAGCTTGCGCAAGAATTTAACGGGGTGATCATTAACTGCGATTCCGTTCAGCTTTACACCAAAGTCGACATCGGTTCGGCGAAGCCCAGTAAAGAAGAACAGGCCCTCGTAAAACATTATTTACTCGATTATGTGAATCCTCCGGAAGAAGTGACGGCTGGTAATTATGCCCGTGATTTCTTTCAGGTGATGGAACAACTTCCTGAAGGTCAGCCCGCATTTGTTGTGGGTGGTACTGGTTTTTATTTCATGGCGATTGAAAAGGGCATGTATCCGGTCATGAAAGTGGCGCCGGAATTAAAAGCGCAAATCGAAAAAGAACTTTCTGAACCGGGCGGTTCGGAAAAACTTCACGCGGAACTGACAAAAATGGACCCCGAGTATGCGGCTAAAATTCATTTAGCCGATAAGTATCGTATCGGGCGCGCGATCGAATTGATTCGCAGCGAAGGCAAAAGTGTTACGCAAATCCAAAAAGAGTTCGAAGATCAACGTGAAGAATTTCCGTTTCCGCTGTTAAAGATTGGCCCAAGTTGGGACCGTGAACTTTTGCGCGAGCGAATTGCGAAAAGATCGGCGATCATGTTGCAAAACGGGTTGCTGGCAGAGACAAAAACTCTCCTCGACGAAGGTTTGGAAAACTGGGCTCCGCTCAGTTCGGTTGGTTATAAGGAAGCGATTGAATGTTTGAAAGGTGAAATTCCTTTCAGTGAATTACAAGAAGCGATTACGACAAGTACAGCTCAGCTCGCTAAAAGACAAAAAACGTGGTTTCAGCGAGACAAATCAATTCACTGGTTTGATGGCGGCACGGGTTTCGAGCAAGCGCGAGCACAGGTCGAGAAATTTCTGAAATCTTGACCCGAAAACTACGGGCGCGGAGAATGAAGGCAATATGAAAAGCATGACAGGTTACGGCAACGCGAGAGTTCAATCAAAGGATGTCACTATCGAGGTGAGCATTCGTTCAGTGAATGGCAGATTCTTGGAGCCTCGATTCCATTTACCTCGTGAATTCGTAGCTTTTGAAGGCGATCTTAAAAAAGTTTTATCTTCAACGCTTTTGCGTGGAACAGTTGATGTGTTTATTTCTCGTCGCGTGAAAAACGTGGGCGGCAAAACGCAGATGACGGTGAACGATGCATTGGCGAAAAAATATCTCACGGCATACAAACATCTTTCCAAAGAGTTGGGCGTTCCATTTCAAGTACATCTTGAAGCTATGGCGCGTTTGCCAGATGTGATCAAGCTTGAGGAAACGTATGAATTGTTTGCTGGCGAAGAAAAAGTTTTGAAGAAAGCTTTCGCTGATGCTTGTAAGAATTGCGATAAAGAACGTGTACGTGAAGGAAAAGCCTTGCGTAACGATCTGACGGCTTTGCTGGTTTCGCTGGAAAAACAAGTGAAGGCAATCACGGGTTTGCGCGAAGAAGCTAATGCACAACTTCAAGACAAGTTTGAACAAAAAATTCGTGCTCGTCTTAAAGGCAATGAAATTGATCCAACTAGATTGTCGCAAGAAATCGTGATTCAGCTTGAAAAGGCAGACATCAACGAAGAATTGTCTCGTCTAAGTGAGCATATTAAAAACTACCGCCAATTAGTGTCGTCGCAACAGGCCGAGGGTAAGAAATTGGATTTCTACACTCAAGAGCTGCTCCGCGAGGTGAATACGATTGGTTCGAAGTCTCAGGTAGCCAAGATCACTCAGGCTGTGGTAGAAGCAAAAACCCTTATTGAGAGACTAAGAGAACAGGTTCAAAACGTGCAATAATGAAGACACGCATGATCATCGTCGCCGCTCCGAGTGGCGCAGGAAAAAGTAGCTTTGTCGAAAGATTGACCAAGGAAAACGATCGCTTGGTCGACATCGTTACTTATACTACGCGTTCAATCCGTAAAGGGGAGACGAACGGTGTTCAGTACAACTTCATTAGCCACGACGACTTCCAGAATAAGATCGAACAAGGTTTCTTTGTCGAGTGGGCGAAAGTTCACACGAATTACTACGGAACTTCTTACGCTTCGATTGAAAATGCCTGGGCTCAGAACAAAACAGCGATCATGGATATCGACATCCAAGGTGTTTTGACATTTAAGTCTAAGTATCCGGATGCAAAGACGATTTTCATTCTCCCACCCTCAATTGATGAGCTGCGTCGTCGCATTGAGAAACGCGATGGCGGTATGCCTCACGATATCGAAGTCAGAATGGCCAATGCCGAAAAAGAGCTGCGTGAGGCCTCTAAATTCGATTACCAGATCGTGAACGATAAGTTCGATCATTCCTACGAGCAATTCAAAAAAATCGTTGAAGAATTGCTAGGTTAAGGGTAATTTCACTCCCTGTATGTAGATTCGCCTGGAGGCAAAAATGGCTCGTGTAACCGTTGAAGATTGCTTGGAAAAAGTTCCTAACAGATTTGCTCTTGTATTGATGGTCGCTAAAAGAGCGAAGCAACTTCTTAAAGGTGCAGAAGCTACAGTTTCAACTAAGAGCAACAAATACATCGTTAGCG containing:
- the mutL gene encoding DNA mismatch repair endonuclease MutL, producing MSEIHVLSPEVVDQIAAGEVVERPAHLVKELVENSIDAGATRVHVEYFDGGRNVKVIDNGKGMAPADLPKALERFATSKIKKTDDLWKLRTFGFRGEALASIAAVSKITLTSRRKGDEQAHQLISEFGKKSEINKIGGSEGTTILMENLFENTPARLKFLKSDAAEHTAIKTTLKAMALSHFDVEFRIQENGKLINFWPACNNRKDRVEQILEIKPMFEGEAVRENVKAYAVFADPHNVAKTSKNIWLFAQNRWIQDRSLQAAVNEAYRSLLMHGEFPIAAVWVELDPDCVDVNIHPTKSQVKFQDPSLAFRAVAGSVRSTLEQAPWIPKTAGSVSSAAGRMASADPSGAEATSEFKTTQGLPNFAKSMPKENLSFEDSSLQVTQFQKKDFSFPTTFQQTKLDYQTLADSAAAREELMTPTSPAQQTPLTEEATPQTSGGGYWSSLEVLGQANLTYIVTQNRDKIVFVDQHAAHERVAFERLMSAWKGGKIDIQDFLFPLAIDMSPEKVEGILLLAKDIERLGVHIEALGPGTVGVKAAPLFIKESILGKVLDRMAGEIVEQGGSYSLERAVGDICATMACHSVVRAGQALSIEQMKNLLKEMDQFPLSSFCPHGRPVSVEYPFYKLEKDFGRIV
- the miaA gene encoding tRNA (adenosine(37)-N6)-dimethylallyltransferase MiaA, which produces MGKKNPVIFVVGSTATGKSEWALKLAQEFNGVIINCDSVQLYTKVDIGSAKPSKEEQALVKHYLLDYVNPPEEVTAGNYARDFFQVMEQLPEGQPAFVVGGTGFYFMAIEKGMYPVMKVAPELKAQIEKELSEPGGSEKLHAELTKMDPEYAAKIHLADKYRIGRAIELIRSEGKSVTQIQKEFEDQREEFPFPLLKIGPSWDRELLRERIAKRSAIMLQNGLLAETKTLLDEGLENWAPLSSVGYKEAIECLKGEIPFSELQEAITTSTAQLAKRQKTWFQRDKSIHWFDGGTGFEQARAQVEKFLKS
- a CDS encoding YicC/YloC family endoribonuclease → MKSMTGYGNARVQSKDVTIEVSIRSVNGRFLEPRFHLPREFVAFEGDLKKVLSSTLLRGTVDVFISRRVKNVGGKTQMTVNDALAKKYLTAYKHLSKELGVPFQVHLEAMARLPDVIKLEETYELFAGEEKVLKKAFADACKNCDKERVREGKALRNDLTALLVSLEKQVKAITGLREEANAQLQDKFEQKIRARLKGNEIDPTRLSQEIVIQLEKADINEELSRLSEHIKNYRQLVSSQQAEGKKLDFYTQELLREVNTIGSKSQVAKITQAVVEAKTLIERLREQVQNVQ
- the gmk gene encoding guanylate kinase, with protein sequence MKTRMIIVAAPSGAGKSSFVERLTKENDRLVDIVTYTTRSIRKGETNGVQYNFISHDDFQNKIEQGFFVEWAKVHTNYYGTSYASIENAWAQNKTAIMDIDIQGVLTFKSKYPDAKTIFILPPSIDELRRRIEKRDGGMPHDIEVRMANAEKELREASKFDYQIVNDKFDHSYEQFKKIVEELLG
- the rpoZ gene encoding DNA-directed RNA polymerase subunit omega; translation: MARVTVEDCLEKVPNRFALVLMVAKRAKQLLKGAEATVSTKSNKYIVSALREVAIGNVGYAEALDNADAIKQIEKDLNK